The Cucumis melo cultivar AY chromosome 6, USDA_Cmelo_AY_1.0, whole genome shotgun sequence genome includes a region encoding these proteins:
- the LOC103490770 gene encoding 28 kDa ribonucleoprotein, chloroplastic: MATLESALPIISPYVSSSSSSKLCFNKLPSAIKLRISFSSPLLSLNPPTPISPISFNSSRNPGGGGRLCSAVQEVSLEEASEETQDVNQKKKLYIFNLPWSLSVVDIKELFGQCGTVSDVEIIKQKNGRSRGFAFVTMASPDEAQAAIQKFDSQEISGRVIKVEFAKRFKRPPPPKPPGPPPGETVNKLYVSNLAWKVRSSNLRDFFSESFNPIAARVVFDSPSGRSAGYGFVSFATREEAQTALSSLEGKELMGRPLRLKFSERSVNESETPKEDIVESQPEES; encoded by the exons ATGGCGACGCTCGAATCCGCACTTCCAATAATCTCTCCAtatgtttcttcttcttcctcctcaaAATTATGCTTCAATAAACTTCCCTCCGCCATTAAGCTTCGAATTTCCTTCTCCTCCCCTCTCCTTTCCCTCAATCCCCCAACCCCCATTTCCCCTATCTCTTTCAATTCATCGCGAAATCCCGGCGGCGGAGGCCGACTATGTTCTGCAGTGCAAGAGGTCAGTTTGGAGGAAGCTTCAGAGGAAACTCAGGATGTGAATcagaagaaaaaattatatatCTTCAATCTACCTTGGTCTTTATCTGTTGTTGACATTAAGGAGCTCTTTGGACAATGCGGCACTGTCTCTGATGTTGAg ATTATAAAGCAGAAAAATGGAAGAAGCAGGGGATTTGCCTTTGTGACTATGGCTTCACCAGATGAAGCTCAAGCTGCTATTCAGAAATTTGACTCTCAA GAAATATCAGGAAGAGTTATAAAGGTAGAGTTTGCAAAGAGATTTAAGAGACCTCCTCCACCAAAGCCTCCAGGTCCTCCTCCTGGAGAGACAGTGAATAAACTTTATGTATCAAATCTTGCATGGAAAGTGAGATCAAGCAATCTTAGAGACTTCTTTTCTGAAAGCTTTAACCCAATTGCAGCGAGGGTTGTCTTCGATAGCCCCTCTGGAAGATCTGCTGGTTAtggttttgtttcttttgcTACTCGAGAGGAAGCTCAAACTGCACTTTCTTCTTTGGAGGGCAAG GAATTGATGGGAAGACCCCTTCGCCT
- the LOC103490773 gene encoding protein TORNADO 2-like: MALSNNVIAAINFIALLLSIPVIGAGIWLATEPDNACVQVLQWPVIILGIIIFLVALAGFIGAFWRVSWLLMFYLVAMLVLIILLGSLVIFVFSVTMRGSGHAEPSRAYLEYHLDEFSLWLQRRVRSSHKWERIRNCLSSSTTCAELNQNYRFAQDFFNAHITPFQSGCCKPPTDCGFTFVNPTYWISPISNGASMDCSKWSNEQTELCYGCDSCKAGLLANLREEWRNADIILLVSFLGLIFVYLMAFIALKNANSEQLFRRHKQGYV, encoded by the exons ATGGCATTGAGCAACAATGTCATTGCAGCCATCAACTTCATTGCCTTGCTTCTTTCGATCCCCGTCATCGGTGCAGGGATCTGGCTCGCAACCGAACCTGACAATGCCTGCGTGCAAGTTTTACAATGGCCAGTCATTATTCTTGGCATCATCATCTTTCTTGTGGCTTTGGCAGGTTTCATTGGAGCGTTCTGGAGAGTCTCGTGGCTTTTAATGTTCTACCTTGTCGCCATGCTTGTTCTCATAATTCTACTTGGTAGCTTGGTTATCTTTGTGTTTTCGGTCACGATGAGAGGATCGGGACACGCAGAACCGAGTCGAGCTTACTTGGAATATCACCTTGATGAGTTCTCCCTTTGGCTCCAAAGAAGGGTTAGAAGCTCTCATAAATGGGAAAGAATTAGAAATTGCCTTAGTTCTTCAACTACATGTGCTGAGTTGAACCAAAACTATAGATTTGCTCAAGATTTCTTCAATGCCCACATCACCCCTTTTCAG TCTGGGTGTTGCAAGCCACCAACAGATTGCGGTTTCACGTTCGTAAACCCGACGTACTGGATCAGTCCGATTAGCAATGGAGCGAGTATGGACTGCTCGAAATGGAGCAACGAACAAACGGAGCTATGTTATGGATGTGATTCATGTAAAGCAGGGCTCCTAGCAAACCTAAGGGAAGAATGGAGAAATGCAGACATAATTCTATTGGTTTCATTCTTGGGTCTAATTTTTGTGTATTTGATGGCTTTTATTGCTTTGAAAAATGCCAATTCTGAGCAACTTTTCCGAAGGCACAAGCAAGGTTATGTCTAA